A region of Thermobifida halotolerans DNA encodes the following proteins:
- a CDS encoding MurR/RpiR family transcriptional regulator — protein MDQTAKRSDSNGHSSHGDGSTPSTVLKIRSLLPSLAPAEQRVAQRIIDDPERVAASSITQLARDCDTSEATVIRFCRTIDFAGYRDLRLRLAAEAGQARGARGGTQEMTGDINPDDTLVTVVQKIAFADARAVEDTGSQLDVDTLQHVIEILAGARRIDVYGVGASAFVAADFQQKLHRIGMISHAWTDAHSMLTSAAVLRSGDVAVGISHSGSTSDTVNALAEARRKGASTVAITNFPRSAISEASDHILTTAARETTFRSGATASRLAQLTVIDCVFVGLAQLRYTDTRAALESTYEAVRGLRVSREDRRRS, from the coding sequence ATGGACCAGACAGCGAAGAGAAGCGACAGCAACGGGCACTCCTCCCACGGAGACGGGTCCACGCCCAGCACGGTGCTGAAGATCCGCTCACTGCTGCCTTCGCTGGCGCCCGCTGAGCAACGTGTCGCCCAGCGGATCATCGACGACCCCGAACGGGTGGCGGCCTCCTCCATCACCCAACTGGCGAGGGACTGCGACACCTCAGAGGCCACCGTCATCCGGTTCTGCCGCACCATCGACTTCGCCGGCTACCGGGACCTGCGGCTGAGGCTGGCCGCCGAGGCGGGCCAGGCCCGGGGCGCGCGCGGCGGCACCCAGGAGATGACCGGCGACATCAACCCCGACGACACCCTGGTGACCGTCGTCCAGAAGATCGCCTTCGCCGACGCCCGCGCGGTGGAGGACACCGGCTCCCAACTCGACGTGGACACCCTCCAGCACGTCATCGAGATCCTCGCCGGAGCACGCCGCATCGACGTCTACGGCGTCGGCGCGAGCGCCTTCGTCGCCGCGGACTTCCAGCAGAAGCTGCACCGCATCGGCATGATCTCCCACGCATGGACCGACGCCCACTCCATGCTGACCAGCGCGGCGGTACTCCGCTCCGGCGACGTGGCCGTGGGGATCTCCCACAGCGGTTCCACCAGCGACACCGTCAACGCACTCGCCGAGGCGCGCCGCAAGGGCGCCTCCACCGTGGCGATCACCAACTTCCCCCGCTCGGCCATCAGCGAGGCCAGCGACCACATCCTCACCACCGCGGCCCGCGAGACCACCTTCCGTTCCGGCGCGACCGCCAGCCGTCTGGCCCAGTTGACGGTCATCGACTGCGTGTTCGTCGGACTCGCCCAACTGCGCTACACCGACACTCGCGCGGCGCTGGAGTCCACCTACGAGGCGGTGCGTGGACTGCGCGTCTCGCGCGAGGACCGGCGCAGATCCTAG
- a CDS encoding N-acetylglucosamine kinase → MEEEVVLGVDAGGTHTRCLVVGLDGSVRGHGRAGGANQRSSADPAASFVDVVATSLRAAGPVSVVGAVFGVAGAGAAGLARTEETVRRAWRGLGLPGLPEVGDDIVVAFASGTAQTSGAVLIAGTGAVAAAVRDGRIERRCDGYGWLLGDEGSAVWIGIAGLRAALAALDGRGCDTVLTESLAVALGVPAGNQQALIGAAYTVAPAELGSLAPRVCDAAEGGDRAATEIVADAAARLLGSLAAVVAEPVRPPLVLAGAVLRGGPVAERVREALVARYGVRPVVAVSGEYGAAALALRRAGRPSRVHEELISRARGG, encoded by the coding sequence ATGGAAGAGGAAGTCGTCCTCGGAGTGGACGCGGGCGGCACGCACACCCGCTGCCTCGTGGTCGGCCTCGACGGCAGTGTCCGCGGCCACGGACGTGCGGGCGGGGCCAACCAGCGTTCCAGCGCCGACCCCGCCGCGTCCTTCGTGGACGTGGTGGCCACGTCGCTGCGCGCGGCGGGACCGGTCAGCGTCGTGGGCGCGGTGTTCGGGGTGGCCGGAGCGGGCGCGGCGGGACTGGCGCGCACCGAGGAGACCGTGCGACGGGCCTGGCGCGGTCTGGGGCTCCCCGGCCTGCCCGAGGTCGGTGACGACATCGTGGTGGCGTTCGCGTCCGGTACCGCGCAGACGAGCGGCGCGGTTCTCATCGCGGGCACCGGCGCGGTGGCCGCGGCGGTGCGCGACGGCCGGATCGAGCGCCGCTGCGACGGATACGGCTGGCTGCTGGGCGACGAGGGCTCGGCCGTGTGGATCGGGATCGCCGGGTTGCGGGCCGCGCTGGCCGCTCTGGACGGACGCGGATGTGACACGGTTCTCACCGAGAGTCTGGCGGTCGCTCTCGGAGTTCCGGCGGGCAACCAGCAGGCGCTCATCGGCGCGGCCTACACCGTGGCCCCGGCCGAACTCGGCTCCCTGGCGCCCCGGGTGTGCGACGCGGCGGAGGGCGGCGACAGGGCCGCCACGGAGATCGTGGCCGACGCGGCGGCGCGACTGCTGGGGAGTCTGGCCGCGGTGGTCGCCGAACCGGTCCGGCCGCCGCTGGTACTGGCGGGGGCGGTGCTGCGGGGCGGGCCCGTGGCCGAACGGGTGCGCGAGGCGCTCGTCGCCCGCTACGGGGTGCGTCCGGTTGTCGCCGTCTCCGGCGAGTACGGGGCCGCCGCCCTGGCGCTGCGCCGGGCCGGACGCCCGAGCCGGGTGCACGAGGAGCTGATCAGCCGGGCCCGCGGCGGCTGA
- a CDS encoding MFS transporter — MARPSGESPVPPVRVIAPLVLAAFAYATAQTTIVPVVPYVQETTASSPSQVAWLVTGFFVSSAGLTVLAGRLGDLFGRKRVLCAVLVVFVVGAVLAALGESLAPIVAGRVVMGAAGGVFPLAYAILGAHLPRDRAALGTGMISSMFGVGGALGLPLGGLVAGSFGHRGLFGATAAVALLSLLAVVLLVPSDRGGRAGGVDWLGAVLLSAALGGPLVAVSRAEEWGWTGPWTLGLLAAGAAAFTLLLAVESRVAQPLVNLGVMRQRDVWAANLVTFLVSAGQGTLFFLIPQAVQLPEASGVGLGVGVDRAGLFLMPGAVLVIVAGPVTGRIVARFGTRLPLALSAVAGAFGLGLLAVGGGTPALLVVGGAVVGLAGGVTYSALPVLIADAVSLDQLGGANGVNTIVRHVSMAVVAQIAAAVLVLGTPTGVPYPQEWAFTLSYGAAAALTAAALIPLWLLRLRRSRGSDGSLRERPTAVGEPAASPTP, encoded by the coding sequence ATGGCGCGACCGTCCGGAGAGTCCCCCGTCCCACCGGTCCGGGTCATCGCGCCGCTGGTCCTCGCCGCGTTCGCCTACGCCACCGCGCAGACCACGATCGTTCCGGTCGTGCCGTACGTCCAGGAGACCACGGCAAGCAGCCCCAGCCAGGTCGCCTGGCTGGTCACCGGGTTCTTCGTCTCCTCGGCCGGGCTCACGGTGCTCGCGGGGCGACTGGGCGACCTGTTCGGCCGCAAGAGGGTGCTCTGCGCGGTGCTGGTGGTCTTCGTGGTCGGCGCCGTGCTCGCGGCGCTGGGGGAGTCCCTGGCGCCGATCGTCGCGGGCCGGGTGGTCATGGGCGCCGCGGGAGGGGTGTTCCCGTTGGCCTACGCCATCCTGGGCGCCCACCTGCCGCGCGACCGCGCCGCACTGGGCACGGGGATGATCAGCTCCATGTTCGGCGTCGGCGGGGCGCTGGGCCTGCCCCTGGGCGGCCTGGTCGCCGGAAGCTTCGGCCACCGGGGCCTGTTCGGGGCCACCGCCGCGGTGGCGCTGCTGTCGCTGCTCGCCGTCGTGCTCCTGGTCCCCTCCGACCGGGGCGGGCGGGCAGGAGGCGTCGACTGGCTGGGCGCGGTCCTGCTCAGCGCGGCCCTGGGCGGGCCGCTCGTCGCGGTCAGCAGGGCCGAGGAGTGGGGCTGGACCGGACCGTGGACACTCGGTCTGCTCGCCGCCGGAGCGGCGGCGTTCACACTGCTGCTCGCGGTGGAGAGCCGGGTCGCCCAGCCGCTCGTCAACCTGGGGGTGATGCGGCAGCGCGACGTCTGGGCGGCGAACCTGGTCACCTTCCTGGTGTCCGCCGGGCAGGGCACCCTGTTCTTCCTCATCCCGCAGGCGGTGCAGTTGCCGGAGGCCAGCGGGGTGGGACTGGGCGTCGGCGTGGACCGGGCGGGACTGTTCCTCATGCCGGGAGCGGTGCTGGTCATCGTCGCGGGACCGGTGACCGGCCGCATCGTCGCCCGGTTCGGGACCCGGCTGCCGCTGGCCCTCAGCGCGGTGGCCGGCGCGTTCGGGCTGGGGCTGCTCGCCGTGGGCGGAGGCACCCCCGCGCTGCTGGTGGTCGGCGGGGCGGTGGTCGGCCTGGCGGGCGGCGTGACCTACTCGGCGCTGCCCGTGCTCATCGCCGACGCCGTCTCCCTCGACCAGCTCGGCGGCGCCAACGGGGTCAACACCATCGTGCGGCACGTGTCCATGGCGGTCGTCGCCCAGATCGCCGCGGCCGTGCTGGTCCTCGGCACGCCGACCGGCGTCCCGTACCCGCAGGAGTGGGCCTTCACCCTGAGCTACGGAGCGGCCGCCGCCCTGACGGCCGCGGCCCTGATCCCGCTCTGGCTGCTGCGCCTCCGCCGAAGCCGCGGGTCCGACGGGAGCCTCCGGGAGCGGCCCACCGCCGTCGGCGAACCGGCCGCATCGCCCACTCCGTAG
- a CDS encoding serine/threonine-protein kinase, whose protein sequence is MRARGPRRLRRLLPEDPPSMGPYRLIGRIGSGGMGTVYAGVADGIDGYLAVKVIHGEHAANPEFRRKFAREARLMVRVDSLCVPRFIHADVEAERPWLVTEFVAGPTLRHHVERFAPLRGGMLLGLAAGTVEALRAIHFAGIVHRDLKPSNVILSTTGPKVLDFGIAQAEEDPTLYLRLRRMHQQARARGVTPPPRPMRPGRSPAAALRRSLAGTPGWISPEQYRGQPVTERSDVFLWGALVAFAAARHDPFGHGSPQELAHRVVHEEPDLDGLPPGLERLVLAAMAKNPADRPTPGELLREVLSLAGPVSAPGAGERQRVRELLEREWTGVSVRLPKPPRRPLREWLGAGS, encoded by the coding sequence GTGAGAGCGCGCGGCCCGCGCCGCCTGCGGCGGCTGCTGCCCGAGGACCCCCCGTCGATGGGGCCGTACCGGTTGATCGGACGGATCGGCTCGGGCGGGATGGGCACCGTGTACGCGGGCGTGGCCGACGGCATCGACGGCTACCTGGCGGTCAAGGTGATCCACGGCGAACACGCGGCGAACCCGGAGTTCCGCCGCAAGTTCGCCCGTGAGGCCAGGCTGATGGTGCGGGTGGACAGCCTGTGCGTGCCCCGGTTCATCCACGCCGACGTGGAGGCCGAGCGGCCGTGGCTGGTCACCGAGTTCGTCGCCGGGCCGACACTGCGCCACCACGTGGAACGGTTCGCTCCCCTGCGCGGCGGCATGCTGCTGGGGCTGGCGGCGGGAACGGTGGAGGCGCTGCGCGCCATCCACTTCGCGGGCATCGTGCACCGCGACCTCAAGCCGAGCAACGTCATCCTGTCCACGACCGGCCCCAAGGTGCTGGACTTCGGCATCGCCCAGGCCGAGGAGGACCCCACCCTGTACCTGCGGCTGCGTCGGATGCACCAGCAGGCGCGGGCGCGGGGGGTCACCCCGCCGCCGCGGCCGATGCGCCCGGGCCGCTCGCCCGCCGCCGCGCTGCGGCGCTCCCTGGCGGGCACTCCCGGCTGGATCAGCCCCGAGCAGTACCGGGGGCAGCCCGTCACCGAGCGTTCCGACGTGTTCCTGTGGGGCGCCCTCGTGGCGTTCGCGGCGGCGCGGCACGACCCGTTCGGCCACGGCTCCCCGCAGGAGCTCGCCCACCGGGTGGTGCACGAGGAGCCGGATCTGGACGGGCTGCCCCCGGGCCTGGAGCGGCTGGTACTGGCCGCCATGGCCAAGAACCCGGCCGACCGCCCGACCCCCGGTGAGCTGCTCCGCGAGGTCCTGTCGCTGGCCGGACCCGTGTCCGCGCCGGGGGCGGGTGAGCGGCAACGGGTGCGGGAGCTGCTGGAGCGTGAGTGGACGGGGGTGTCGGTCCGTCTGCCGAAGCCGCCGCGCAGGCCCCTGCGGGAATGGCTGGGGGCCGGGAGCTGA
- a CDS encoding glycosyltransferase family 29 protein: protein MFKHRTGWLRQIAGRPGAARQEGPGGQDASAALEALLGCVHRFVDHSRRVESGRDPALLRLREATSALVERVTAMLADPERARALYEERQPWTEVDPKLLDAVLRAGDQALRAGLPELGMCACDAVLVARSRSRAGWRLRARILEARGDVEGAVEAHQEYLNLVTSDDQGVGAHVAALRGRGELLRRCADLLREQAGDTDTDVPVEEEWAAGLDLRDRGRWSEARPRLARALLRLIDQGRPEADTRAALSDYVGVLAAAEPDRLAGSRALVEAVTDYLRATRTPPMPDPELGGTRVIGVSDFRNLIEGRSVCLVANSARLRQCPMGAEIDSYDLVVRFNSYVIDEPVTGARTDIHASIHKHAFNWGEPVTVRLVFGGLQHTWQQSIRKLVPGAQRYVGDRSLRWPVVDRALVADPEAPNIPTTGFNMLRLLDFLDVSPKIDLIGFDFYETGAYRLPAAMKLPITPVHAYRYEKEWVMAHARRTTDMRISLR, encoded by the coding sequence ATGTTCAAGCACCGCACCGGCTGGCTCAGACAGATCGCGGGCCGTCCCGGCGCAGCACGCCAGGAGGGCCCGGGCGGGCAGGACGCGTCCGCGGCGCTGGAGGCGCTGCTGGGCTGCGTGCACCGGTTCGTCGACCACAGCCGCAGGGTCGAGAGCGGGCGGGATCCCGCCCTGCTCCGGCTGCGGGAGGCGACCAGTGCCCTGGTGGAGCGGGTCACCGCGATGCTGGCCGACCCGGAACGGGCACGCGCGCTGTACGAGGAGCGGCAGCCGTGGACCGAGGTCGACCCGAAGCTGCTGGACGCCGTCCTGCGCGCCGGGGACCAGGCGCTCAGGGCCGGACTGCCGGAGCTCGGCATGTGCGCCTGCGACGCGGTCCTGGTCGCCAGATCCAGGTCCCGCGCCGGGTGGCGGCTGCGCGCCCGCATCCTGGAGGCCCGGGGGGACGTCGAGGGCGCGGTCGAGGCGCACCAGGAGTACCTGAACCTCGTCACCAGCGACGACCAAGGAGTCGGAGCGCACGTGGCGGCGCTGCGCGGCCGGGGGGAGCTGCTGCGGCGCTGCGCCGACCTGCTGCGCGAACAGGCGGGGGACACCGACACCGACGTCCCGGTCGAGGAGGAGTGGGCCGCCGGACTCGACCTGCGGGACCGGGGCCGGTGGTCCGAGGCCCGGCCGAGACTGGCCCGCGCCCTGCTGCGGCTGATCGACCAGGGGCGCCCGGAGGCCGACACGCGCGCCGCCCTGAGCGACTACGTCGGCGTCCTCGCCGCCGCGGAGCCCGACCGGTTGGCGGGGTCGAGGGCGCTGGTGGAGGCGGTCACCGACTACCTGCGCGCCACCCGCACCCCGCCGATGCCCGACCCCGAGCTGGGCGGCACCCGGGTCATCGGGGTCAGCGACTTCCGGAACCTCATCGAGGGCAGGAGCGTCTGCCTGGTCGCCAACTCCGCCCGGCTGCGCCAGTGCCCGATGGGCGCCGAGATCGACTCCTACGACCTCGTCGTGCGGTTCAACTCCTACGTCATCGACGAACCGGTCACGGGCGCCCGCACCGACATCCACGCCTCCATCCACAAGCACGCCTTCAACTGGGGCGAGCCCGTCACGGTCCGGCTCGTCTTCGGCGGCCTGCAGCACACCTGGCAGCAGTCGATCCGGAAACTGGTGCCGGGCGCGCAGCGGTACGTGGGGGACCGCAGCCTGCGCTGGCCGGTCGTCGACCGCGCGCTGGTCGCGGACCCCGAGGCCCCGAACATCCCGACCACCGGCTTCAACATGCTCCGTCTCCTCGACTTCCTCGACGTCAGTCCGAAGATCGACCTGATCGGGTTCGACTTCTACGAGACGGGCGCCTACCGGCTGCCGGCGGCCATGAAACTGCCGATCACCCCGGTGCACGCCTACCGGTACGAGAAGGAGTGGGTCATGGCCCACGCCAGGAGGACGACCGACATGAGGATCTCGCTGCGATGA
- the murQ gene encoding N-acetylmuramic acid 6-phosphate etherase, with amino-acid sequence MRTAPTEIVRVPTEARNSGTNDIDLLPTVDILRLINAEDVTVPHAVAAVLPQLAKAVDLGVEALRGGGRVHYFGAGTSGRLATMDAAELPPTFGVASDRVVAHHAGGPTALVHAREGVEDDFAGGRADAATVTAADLVMGLTASGRTPYVAGALQRAREVGARSVLVSADPRSALAADVDVHVGVDTGAEVIAGSTRMKAGTAQKLVLNAFSTAVMVRLGYTYSNLMVGVVATNAKLRGRMVTILTEATGLSEEVCAEALGRADGDTRIALVCLLTGAEVPTAADALHAAHGSVRAALRQLTRP; translated from the coding sequence ATGCGAACCGCACCGACAGAGATCGTGCGTGTGCCCACCGAGGCGCGCAACAGCGGCACCAACGACATCGACCTGCTGCCCACCGTGGACATACTGCGTCTGATCAACGCCGAGGACGTGACCGTGCCGCACGCCGTGGCGGCGGTCCTCCCCCAGCTCGCCAAGGCCGTCGACCTCGGTGTGGAGGCGCTGCGCGGCGGCGGCCGGGTGCACTACTTCGGAGCGGGCACCTCCGGCCGCCTCGCCACGATGGACGCCGCCGAGCTGCCGCCGACCTTCGGCGTCGCCAGCGACCGGGTGGTCGCCCACCACGCGGGCGGTCCCACCGCACTCGTGCACGCCCGTGAGGGGGTCGAGGACGACTTCGCCGGAGGGCGCGCCGACGCGGCCACCGTCACCGCAGCCGACCTGGTCATGGGCCTGACCGCGAGCGGACGCACCCCCTACGTGGCCGGCGCCCTGCAGCGCGCCCGCGAGGTGGGCGCGCGCAGTGTGCTGGTCAGCGCCGACCCCCGTTCCGCGCTCGCCGCCGACGTGGACGTGCACGTGGGCGTGGACACCGGCGCCGAGGTGATCGCGGGGTCCACCCGGATGAAGGCGGGAACCGCGCAGAAGCTCGTGCTGAACGCCTTCTCCACCGCGGTCATGGTGCGCCTGGGCTACACCTACTCCAACCTGATGGTCGGCGTGGTGGCCACCAACGCCAAACTGCGCGGACGCATGGTCACCATCCTCACCGAGGCCACCGGGCTGTCCGAGGAGGTCTGCGCCGAGGCCCTGGGCCGCGCCGACGGCGACACCCGCATCGCCCTGGTCTGCCTCCTCACCGGCGCGGAGGTGCCGACCGCGGCCGACGCGCTGCACGCCGCGCACGGATCGGTGCGCGCGGCCCTGCGGCAGCTCACGCGGCCGTGA
- a CDS encoding glycosyltransferase: MSAPTTTATGPTTATGKRRVAFASYVDDNYLPGFLTLLRSLVLNNPRTCPDFVVLYDDLGPAAVSAIRRLYPRIVLRRVDPARYDDYVKGDQGSYLVRKAYFVLDVFRMSDYDTVIALDTDMVVLGDLGELLELREGIGAVEQFFPEGGAGRLNSGLLVVNREYLTGEFAARLDEVGRSGDYDVEKHDQGVLNAVLDGDFVRLDSRFNFVKRRLEGDLPVPDDVVVLHFTGRHKPWNGGEVGYERAEEVWRRYDLDDRELYRAFCALPGDKHPELVVHYGTRLVEECGADSATLLATGTALHSMGRYDEAVDVLLRVRDPKGVLDPRHNLALGRALMAVSRYDEAEARLLLATQDPAVAASAFGLLAECAWIRGDRQHQVAYARAGLDADPTDRKSGLLLRRARAEERRTAPGADPAEQLAHVAFYMDDQGNAGDKVLPESVRLVFDADASPRRWHSVHAHRLFDEPLLEEVNARRGLVIGGGGLFIPDTSPNGNSRWQWNVPDETLERITVPVVVFAVGYNVFDGQSYAHRRFVESLRLLVRGSVFFGLRNHGSIERVRALLPADLAERVVYQPCPTTVARNLVAGWQEPVERAETVLLNCAYDRSGLRFGHDYGHFLKEMADAVTALRERADVRYAAHIASDEKFVFDLRREHGISLPVVPMYDMSNAEIWAAYTDCRLVVGMRGHAGMIPFGCGTPIISLISHPKLAYFLDDIGRPDWGVSIHDRRLGAVLTERATAVLDDHRAMVDDVAKCQQKLWTITQNNLERLREPLGLAL; this comes from the coding sequence ATGAGCGCCCCGACGACCACGGCGACCGGCCCCACGACGGCCACGGGAAAGCGGCGCGTCGCCTTCGCCTCCTACGTGGACGACAACTACCTGCCCGGCTTCCTGACCCTGCTGCGCAGCCTGGTGCTGAACAACCCGCGGACCTGCCCGGACTTCGTGGTCCTCTACGACGACCTCGGTCCCGCGGCGGTCTCGGCGATCCGGCGGCTGTACCCCCGGATCGTGCTGCGGCGGGTCGACCCCGCCCGCTACGACGACTACGTCAAGGGCGACCAAGGCAGCTACCTGGTACGCAAGGCCTACTTCGTCCTGGACGTCTTCCGGATGTCCGACTACGACACCGTCATCGCCCTCGACACCGACATGGTGGTCCTGGGCGACCTGGGGGAGTTGCTGGAGCTGCGCGAGGGCATCGGCGCGGTCGAGCAGTTCTTCCCCGAGGGCGGGGCCGGTCGGCTCAACAGCGGCCTGCTGGTCGTCAACCGCGAGTACCTGACCGGGGAGTTCGCCGCCCGCCTCGACGAGGTCGGCCGCTCGGGCGACTACGACGTGGAAAAGCACGACCAGGGTGTGCTCAACGCCGTGCTCGACGGCGACTTCGTCCGCCTCGACAGCCGCTTCAACTTCGTCAAGCGGCGCCTGGAGGGCGACCTGCCCGTCCCCGACGACGTCGTCGTCCTCCACTTCACCGGACGGCACAAGCCCTGGAACGGCGGCGAGGTCGGCTACGAGCGGGCCGAGGAGGTGTGGCGGCGCTACGACCTGGACGACCGGGAGCTGTACCGGGCCTTCTGCGCGCTGCCCGGAGACAAGCACCCCGAACTGGTGGTGCACTACGGGACGCGGCTGGTGGAGGAGTGCGGCGCCGATTCCGCGACGCTGCTCGCCACGGGGACCGCGCTGCACTCCATGGGCCGCTACGACGAGGCCGTGGACGTCCTGCTGCGGGTCCGCGACCCGAAGGGGGTGCTCGACCCGCGTCACAACCTGGCCCTGGGCCGCGCCCTGATGGCGGTGTCGCGCTACGACGAGGCCGAGGCCCGGCTGCTGCTGGCCACCCAGGACCCCGCGGTCGCCGCGAGCGCCTTCGGGCTGCTCGCCGAGTGCGCCTGGATCAGGGGGGACCGGCAGCACCAGGTCGCCTACGCCCGCGCGGGTCTGGACGCCGATCCCACCGACCGCAAGAGCGGACTGCTGCTGCGGCGGGCCCGGGCCGAGGAGCGCCGGACCGCACCCGGGGCGGACCCCGCCGAACAGCTCGCGCACGTGGCGTTCTACATGGACGACCAGGGCAACGCGGGCGACAAGGTGCTGCCCGAGTCGGTGCGGCTGGTCTTCGACGCCGACGCCTCCCCCCGGCGCTGGCACTCGGTGCACGCCCACCGGCTCTTCGACGAGCCGCTGCTGGAGGAGGTCAACGCCCGCCGGGGACTGGTGATCGGGGGCGGGGGCCTGTTCATCCCCGACACCTCGCCCAACGGCAACAGCCGCTGGCAGTGGAACGTGCCCGACGAGACGCTGGAGCGGATCACCGTCCCCGTCGTGGTGTTCGCCGTGGGCTACAACGTCTTCGACGGGCAGAGCTACGCCCACCGGCGCTTCGTGGAGAGCCTGCGCCTGCTGGTGCGCGGGTCGGTCTTCTTCGGGCTGCGCAACCACGGGTCGATCGAACGGGTCCGGGCGCTGCTCCCGGCCGACCTGGCCGAGCGGGTGGTCTACCAGCCCTGCCCGACCACGGTCGCCCGCAACCTGGTCGCCGGATGGCAGGAGCCCGTCGAACGCGCCGAGACCGTCCTCCTCAACTGCGCCTACGACCGCTCCGGGCTGCGCTTCGGGCACGACTACGGCCACTTCCTGAAGGAGATGGCCGACGCCGTCACCGCGCTGCGCGAGCGCGCCGACGTGCGCTACGCCGCGCACATCGCCAGCGACGAGAAGTTCGTGTTCGACCTGCGGCGCGAGCACGGGATCTCGCTGCCCGTGGTGCCGATGTACGACATGTCCAACGCCGAGATCTGGGCCGCCTACACCGACTGCCGCCTGGTCGTCGGCATGCGCGGGCACGCGGGGATGATCCCCTTCGGCTGCGGCACCCCCATCATCAGCCTGATCTCGCATCCCAAGCTCGCCTACTTCCTCGACGACATCGGGCGTCCCGACTGGGGGGTGTCGATCCACGACCGCCGTCTGGGCGCGGTGCTGACCGAGCGCGCGACGGCCGTGCTCGACGACCACCGGGCGATGGTCGACGACGTGGCCAAGTGCCAGCAGAAGCTCTGGACGATCACCCAGAACAACCTGGAGCGCCTGCGGGAGCCGCTGGGCCTCGCACTCTGA